ACGACCCGGCCCTCGAAGAGTTCAGTATCAACGATCTGCCCGACTTCATTGAGGTACTCGACTATAATGAAGATGATGACTGGTGCTACCTCAGTGCCCGTTACGCCTGCGCTGGCCGCCATCTTGATCTCCTGGAGATACGAAGCCTGCGCGCTAAAGGTAGACAGCATGCAACCGGCAAGGGGAAATGGCTACAGCTGACAAACACCCCGCTGGACTGGCTCTATGACCTTGACCCCCAAAGGCTTGAGACAACCACACAAGGTTCCAGGCTGCGCCTTACCAGACTTGAGATGATGGCCCTGACCTCTCTGGTTCCTGAGCTGAAACTTCCACAAACTAAAGCCAAGTGCCAACAGATACAGTCCCAGCTCGAAAACCTACGAGGTTACGCGCTGGCAGAGGCAGACATCCCCAGGCACTTACGACCATATCAACAAACGGGATTATCCTGGCTGAACCACCTCTACGAAAACGGCATAGGCGGTATTCTGGCCGATGACATGGGGCTGGGCAAAACCCATCAGGCCCTGGCCTTGTTACAGATAGCCCTTAGGTCTAAAACCGGCATGGCGATGGTGGTCTGCCCGGCTTCCGTGCTGCCCCACTGGCAGGATAAAATCGATTCTTTTTACCCTGAGCTAAACTATACAATGCACTACGGCTCCAAACGCAGCTTCTCTCCTGCGACAACATCAACCCTGTTGCTCACCACCTATGGCGTCCTGCGCCAAGACATCGAACTGCTGGCCAAACACTCATTTAACCTGATTTTTTTTGATGAGATTCAGTATCTGAAAAACCGTAGCACCGCAACAAGCAAAGCAGCATATTGCCTAAACAGCAGGGTATGCTTCGGTCTCAGCGGCACCCCGGTTGAAAACTCCCTGACAGATCTTAAATCAATTTATGATTTATGCCTGCCGGGACTCTTAGGCGGGAACAGCTATTTTCAAAGGACCTACGTTACACCTATTGAGGAATCAAACGATCTGCATCGTCTTGAAGTTTTGCAGCGTCTTATCCGTCCATTTATGCTGCGTCGTACAAAAAGCGCTGTGCTCGATGAACTACCCGATATAATAGAAGATATTCGCTACTGCTACCTGAGCGCTGATCAACAGACCTTATACCAGCAGAGCATCGACCACGAAGGCCAGGAGCTGCTGACTGCGGTAAGCGATACGGCCGCGCCTTTTCCACATATGAGTTTTTTGGCCCTGATTCAGCAACTTAAGCAGATATGCAATCACCCCTGCCAGCTGGCTAAAAACACAAATTACGACACCTATAAAAGTGGCAAGTGGGAGTTATTCAAAGAGATTTTAAGCGAATGTCTGGAGGCAAATCTAAAAGTTGTCGTCTTCAGCCAGTACACCCTGATGCTCGATATAATTGCGCAATACTTAGGGGACAAGGCAATTCCTTACACAGGGCTGCGGGGCAGCACGACTATGGACAAGCGCCAGCAACAGGTTGCATCGTTTAACAACGACCCCGCGATTAAAGTCTTTTGTGCCAGTCTGCTGGCCGGTGGCACGGGCATTGACCTCACCGGCGCTCAGGCAGTTATTCACTACGACCGCTGGTGGAACTCAGCCAAGGAAGAACAGGCCACTGCCAGAGTTCATCGATATGGTCAAAAGCAGGCCGTCCAGGTTTTTAAATTCATCACTACCGGCACAATGGAGGAAAAAATTCACAGCCTTATCAACAAGAAGTACAATCTTGCTGAAGATACTATCCAGTGTGATGACGGCTCAATTCTCAAAAAACTGAGCCGCGAGGAAATCGCCTCAATCCTGCAATGGACGCCGGGAGCAAGTTGACAAACGGTGTCACGCCAATTGTTTGTTAAAGCGGCGAATGCGATTTCGTCTCGTTTGCCCATGGGGCTTTGCCCTTCTTGGTTCAAAATACGCGAGGAAATACGCTAGGACGCTAGGGCTAGGCTAGCTAGGGCTAGGCTAGGGCTAGGGGTCAAGTCCGCTCTTGGCTTTTGTTGTATCTTAACTGCTGCGAAAAAGGCTATGGGTCAGGCCTGAATTATTGACATTCATGAAGAAACAGCAGGATTAGGATTGACAGACAACCTCCTGAACTGGAAAGACATGGGATGTGCAACAGCCGCCGCGATGCCAGGAAAAATCCCGTCGGAAAGACAGTCTGTTTTGCCCAGAAGGCACTCTGTTCAGTACCCTCTTGAGGGGTATTAGTCTCATAGGAGTCCCGCCTTGCTGGAATCAACTCGGCTTTAATCTGGTTAATCTGTTCAACCGGCTCTAACTTGAAGGGTTGAAGCTGTAAGATGACAAACCGACAACAATCACGGTGC
Above is a window of Desulfobulbaceae bacterium DNA encoding:
- a CDS encoding DEAD/DEAH box helicase, which gives rise to MLPIQTRLTITPWFTATTLEAAEKLVEQDDCLLLHYRNSSAALFSRVDGYCLIKFEKAPKISQGFRPGKTECSICNYPQSLGDHCVHAAVLIINILLEDVNGFGLNLSPAPLLFAESNWQRLCAFMNEQKTSPQILTDPESEQGLIFKTDNFSAHITLSDNSRALLPKAFPHYQFPDSANSINIDKKSVETAWNQLWCSCRSDTETALNQVGSSSKGQEASKSLWTQLCHHLFIEQPEPDWQLQRGSNNLFSLVSGPGDKARLRLTPCRDQTIRLLEQTATMDRISIEGRARAYSKIFFQENGSLTIEPWLKLANGQKVKRLDLEELIFGSHCSLEKNIFHPIDEQEDDFSAKASSLPLFAFAETTRPVTTVTIPALELPAFFDKHLQNILHSQHDYDPALEEFSINDLPDFIEVLDYNEDDDWCYLSARYACAGRHLDLLEIRSLRAKGRQHATGKGKWLQLTNTPLDWLYDLDPQRLETTTQGSRLRLTRLEMMALTSLVPELKLPQTKAKCQQIQSQLENLRGYALAEADIPRHLRPYQQTGLSWLNHLYENGIGGILADDMGLGKTHQALALLQIALRSKTGMAMVVCPASVLPHWQDKIDSFYPELNYTMHYGSKRSFSPATTSTLLLTTYGVLRQDIELLAKHSFNLIFFDEIQYLKNRSTATSKAAYCLNSRVCFGLSGTPVENSLTDLKSIYDLCLPGLLGGNSYFQRTYVTPIEESNDLHRLEVLQRLIRPFMLRRTKSAVLDELPDIIEDIRYCYLSADQQTLYQQSIDHEGQELLTAVSDTAAPFPHMSFLALIQQLKQICNHPCQLAKNTNYDTYKSGKWELFKEILSECLEANLKVVVFSQYTLMLDIIAQYLGDKAIPYTGLRGSTTMDKRQQQVASFNNDPAIKVFCASLLAGGTGIDLTGAQAVIHYDRWWNSAKEEQATARVHRYGQKQAVQVFKFITTGTMEEKIHSLINKKYNLAEDTIQCDDGSILKKLSREEIASILQWTPGAS